TGTGCGGCTGCTGATAGGCGGCCAGGCGCTGGCGCCACGGGCGGGTCTCGGTGGTCGGCAAGGGGTGACTCGCGAAGGTTGGACACCCGACATACCACCGCGATTGAGTCGGTTTGACGTCTGCCCGGCTTGCCTCGGCTGCCGCCCCTCCGCGTCAGGTGGACTGCGTGTTGTCGGGCAGGTTCAGGATGCGCTTGGAGATGATGTTGTTCTGGATCTCCACCGAGCCGCCATAGATCGACATCGCCTTGCCCGACAGCCAGCCGCGCACGGTCTCGATCTCTTCCTGATTGAACTCCGCGCCCTGCCAGCCCAGGCCCTGGTGGCCCATGATCTCCAGCGTGAGCTCGGCGCGTCCCTGGGACACCACCGTGGCGGAGTTCTTCAGCACCGAGGCGCCGTTGGTGGCGCCCGACGCTTCCTTCGATTCCGCCACCACCCGGGCCAGGGTCAGGCCGTGGATGCGGGCGTCCATCAGGTGCTTGGTCAGGCGGGTGCGCAGGTCCAGGTCGGCGATGCGGCCGTCGGCGTCGACCTCCACATAGCGCTTGGCGATCTCGTTCAGCGGTACGGTGCGGCCACCGCCGCTCGTGCCCGTCTGGCTGGCCCGTTCATGCTGCAGCAGGCGCTTGCCCACGGTCCAGCCGCCGTTCAGGGGACCCAGCAGGCCATTCTTCTCGGCCCGCGCCTCCGTGAAGAAGGTCTCGCAGAACGGCGAGGCCCCGGCGATCAGGGCGATCGGCCGCGGATCGATGGCCTTCTGGTGCATGTCGATCAGCATGAAGCTGATGCCCTCATGCTTCTTGGCGGAGAAGTCGGTGCGCACCAGCGCGCCGCACCAGTCGGAGTACTGGGCCCCGCTCGTCCACGTCTTCTGGCCGTTGATCACGTAGTGGTCGCCGGCGTCCTCGCACTTCATCTGCAGGGAGGCCAGGTCGGAACCCGCGCCGGGCTCGGAATAGCCCACGCACC
The sequence above is drawn from the Phenylobacterium glaciei genome and encodes:
- a CDS encoding acyl-CoA dehydrogenase family protein — protein: MADFGGDLDLEEFRGEAKTWLEANFPASLKGKGFLAATEVTTTNAELKAWRKAIGLKGWATPTWPAEYGGGGLSPQHARVLAQEMAKIGAFNPLMFGMGVTMIGPTIMDYGTNEQKQQHIPPIVRGDVQWCVGYSEPGAGSDLASLQMKCEDAGDHYVINGQKTWTSGAQYSDWCGALVRTDFSAKKHEGISFMLIDMHQKAIDPRPIALIAGASPFCETFFTEARAEKNGLLGPLNGGWTVGKRLLQHERASQTGTSGGGRTVPLNEIAKRYVEVDADGRIADLDLRTRLTKHLMDARIHGLTLARVVAESKEASGATNGASVLKNSATVVSQGRAELTLEIMGHQGLGWQGAEFNQEEIETVRGWLSGKAMSIYGGSVEIQNNIISKRILNLPDNTQST